The Halalkalicoccus sp. CGA53 genome window below encodes:
- a CDS encoding winged helix-turn-helix domain-containing protein, with protein sequence MSQDTRHSDTEAATDHQSEWEVLRLISQPTRAALLSDILGHPQELPSVREFDYFNPDVKRSNIEYHLNKLVEANIVEKQSLPPGERKRDLPSTFYGLTDEGWSILEKHGLTDEQPVWKAVNERVEKPPEIQEIEQMKRPSTA encoded by the coding sequence ATGTCACAGGACACTCGACACTCCGATACGGAAGCGGCTACAGATCATCAATCGGAGTGGGAGGTTCTTCGGTTGATATCACAGCCGACGCGAGCAGCACTCCTTAGCGACATTTTGGGACATCCACAAGAGCTACCCAGCGTTCGTGAGTTCGACTATTTCAATCCGGACGTCAAACGGAGCAACATCGAGTACCATCTCAACAAACTCGTCGAGGCGAATATCGTCGAGAAGCAATCGCTCCCTCCAGGCGAACGGAAGCGTGACCTCCCCTCGACATTCTATGGACTCACCGACGAGGGGTGGTCTATTCTTGAAAAACACGGTCTCACGGACGAGCAGCCCGTCTGGAAGGCCGTAAACGAACGCGTAGAGAAACCGCCAGAAATCCAAGAAATAGAACAGATGAAACGACCGTCAACGGCGTAG
- a CDS encoding peroxiredoxin — protein MSHDFPLPDDLPEPEDDGEADHLKGMEIPNLSLPATDDTTVNLQDLPSRTVIYVYPMTGRPDEDVIPEGWEDIPGARGCTPESCGFRNHYDELRDNGVGEVFGLSTQSNEYQREARDRLHLPFEMLSDAEWELANELNLPRFSIGGDDYLKRLTLIVSDGRIEYVFYPIFPPDEHASEVLEWLTDNPR, from the coding sequence ATGTCCCACGATTTCCCTCTTCCGGACGACCTGCCAGAACCTGAAGATGATGGTGAGGCTGACCATCTCAAGGGAATGGAGATTCCCAACCTGTCACTCCCAGCAACTGACGATACGACGGTCAACCTCCAAGACCTCCCATCACGAACCGTCATCTACGTCTATCCAATGACGGGGCGTCCTGACGAGGACGTGATCCCAGAAGGGTGGGAAGACATACCGGGTGCCCGTGGCTGTACTCCTGAGTCGTGCGGGTTTCGAAACCACTACGACGAACTTCGGGACAATGGTGTCGGGGAGGTGTTCGGACTGTCTACGCAATCAAATGAGTACCAACGTGAAGCCCGTGACCGCTTACACCTCCCCTTCGAAATGCTCAGCGATGCCGAGTGGGAATTGGCGAATGAACTTAACTTGCCAAGGTTCAGCATTGGGGGAGACGATTATCTGAAGCGGTTAACGTTGATTGTCTCTGATGGACGTATCGAATACGTCTTCTATCCAATCTTCCCACCGGACGAACATGCGAGTGAAGTTTTAGAGTGGTTGACGGACAATCCTCGCTGA
- a CDS encoding quercetin 2,3-dioxygenase: MSKENLIQESAHSTPQPFVIGPEEGEAYWMLGTLTIIKASGEETDGSFSMSEQLAPPGFSPPKHVHPEDDELFYVLSGRVTFEIDDERITATPGSTVYAPHGIPHSYLIEEETRVLIMVFKPGFEQFFAEVGRPAESWTIPTEEPTEEEVAKVSDIAEQYGFEIVGPPMNAEH, encoded by the coding sequence GTGAGCAAAGAAAATTTGATACAAGAATCGGCACATTCGACTCCGCAACCGTTCGTCATCGGCCCTGAGGAGGGCGAAGCCTACTGGATGCTTGGCACCCTCACGATCATCAAGGCGAGTGGCGAGGAGACCGACGGCTCGTTCTCGATGTCCGAACAGCTCGCCCCGCCAGGATTCTCACCTCCTAAGCACGTCCACCCCGAGGATGACGAACTGTTCTACGTCCTCAGTGGGCGGGTTACATTCGAGATCGACGACGAGCGCATCACTGCGACGCCCGGATCAACAGTATACGCTCCGCACGGTATCCCGCACAGTTACCTGATTGAGGAAGAGACCCGCGTTCTCATCATGGTGTTCAAACCCGGGTTTGAGCAGTTCTTCGCCGAGGTTGGCCGTCCCGCCGAATCCTGGACAATCCCGACCGAGGAACCGACCGAGGAGGAAGTAGCGAAGGTCAGTGATATCGCCGAACAATACGGCTTCGAGATCGTTGGTCCGCCGATGAATGCCGAGCACTAA
- a CDS encoding DUF7437 domain-containing protein, producing the protein MSRTSNRTNGEIVRDFLSIADLLEEPKLAQLYAYLARHGNSTVQELIEALGLPQGTAYAYVNRLVEGGIVETTNNEQPRRYRARDIELTVTGADSEGTYTITPALIDAVGRRETDENIDHYIDRHGVDGLATALTYAVAREQGEVTHRLMAKDLDIPPIAAEIILQTLRPVVHEHADIEIAGASVAEIDLGRRDSADDA; encoded by the coding sequence ATGTCCCGTACTTCGAACCGAACCAACGGCGAGATCGTCCGCGACTTCCTTTCGATCGCGGATCTATTAGAAGAGCCAAAGCTGGCTCAACTGTACGCTTATCTCGCTCGTCACGGTAATTCGACTGTTCAGGAACTAATCGAGGCGCTTGGACTCCCTCAAGGAACCGCGTACGCCTATGTAAATCGGCTCGTCGAGGGAGGTATCGTTGAGACGACGAACAACGAGCAACCACGCAGATATAGAGCTCGTGATATCGAACTGACCGTCACTGGGGCCGATAGTGAAGGGACGTACACGATAACACCAGCACTCATCGACGCGGTCGGACGGCGCGAAACAGATGAGAACATCGACCACTACATTGATCGACACGGGGTTGATGGTCTTGCTACCGCACTAACCTACGCCGTCGCCCGAGAACAAGGGGAGGTGACCCATCGACTCATGGCGAAGGATCTGGATATTCCTCCAATCGCCGCAGAGATCATCCTTCAGACGCTTCGTCCTGTCGTTCACGAACATGCTGATATTGAGATAGCTGGCGCTTCGGTTGCAGAGATTGATCTTGGTAGACGAGACTCGGCTGACGACGCGTGA
- a CDS encoding IS5 family transposase translates to MQALPKSRLLRFAEEAFQLAQRAVARYSSKFSKQRYTLHQHIVLLCLKVRKDTTYRTLLDELIEMPRIRSAINLTELPSPSTLCKAFDRLDMAVWRVLLNLSVSLLPTNGVAGIDASGFDRNHASKHYTKRTKITIQQLKVTLLVDSRVNAILDLHVTTTRKHDTQIAPSLINRNTAEVEVLLGDKGYDDQQIRAKARKNNIRPLIKHREFSSLQKAWNARLDADLYAQRNQSETVNSRLKRKYGAFVRSRRWWRQFRELALACLVHNLDLTL, encoded by the coding sequence ATGCAGGCACTCCCAAAATCTCGATTGCTCCGATTTGCCGAGGAAGCATTTCAGTTAGCGCAACGTGCTGTGGCTCGATACTCCTCGAAGTTCTCGAAACAACGCTACACGCTCCATCAGCACATCGTTCTCCTGTGTCTCAAAGTTCGGAAGGACACAACGTATCGAACACTTCTCGACGAACTCATCGAGATGCCCCGTATTCGGAGTGCGATCAACCTCACCGAACTTCCCTCCCCGTCAACGCTGTGCAAAGCGTTCGATAGACTCGATATGGCGGTCTGGCGGGTGCTTCTCAATCTCTCGGTTTCACTGCTCCCGACCAACGGTGTTGCGGGGATCGACGCTTCGGGCTTCGACCGGAATCACGCCTCAAAGCACTACACAAAACGGACAAAGATAACGATTCAGCAGTTGAAAGTCACACTCTTAGTCGATTCGAGAGTAAACGCAATCCTCGATCTCCACGTTACAACGACCCGCAAGCACGATACACAGATCGCACCGTCACTCATCAACCGCAACACAGCTGAAGTCGAAGTCCTGCTCGGTGACAAGGGATACGACGATCAGCAGATTCGAGCAAAGGCCCGCAAGAACAATATTCGTCCACTCATCAAACACCGTGAGTTTTCCTCACTTCAGAAAGCATGGAACGCTCGATTGGATGCCGACCTCTACGCTCAACGGAACCAGAGCGAAACGGTGAACTCTCGACTCAAGCGTAAATACGGTGCGTTCGTCCGCTCACGACGCTGGTGGAGACAGTTTCGTGAACTCGCCCTTGCATGCCTCGTCCACAATCTCGACCTAACCCTTTAA